A region of Larimichthys crocea isolate SSNF chromosome X, L_crocea_2.0, whole genome shotgun sequence DNA encodes the following proteins:
- the dusp6 gene encoding dual specificity protein phosphatase 6, with protein sequence MLDKLKPVVQLDSVMAISKTVGWLREQLETRRDGLLVMDCRAQELYESSHVDTAINVAIPSLMLRRLKKGNLPVRSLLSNGEDREKFARRCKTDTIVLYDEYSREWNENVDGGSVLGLLLRRMKDEGYKAYYLEGGFSKFQAEYPALCETNLDGSSNSSSPTAQVLGLGGLRISSDSSDIESDIDRDPSSATDSDGSPLSNPQPSFPVEILPHLYLGCAKDSTNLDVLEEYGIKYILNVTPNLPNLFENAGEFKYKQIPISDHWSQNLSQFFPEAISFIDEARGQKCGVLVHCLAGISRSVTVTVAYLMQKLNLSMNDAYDIVKMKKSNISPNFNFMGQLLDFERTLGLKSPCDNRIAPPSQQLYFTTPTNHNVFQLDPLEST encoded by the exons ATGCTTGACAAGCTCAAGCCCGTCGTCCAGCTCGACTCGGTAATGGCGATCAGTAAGACGGTGGGCTGGCTCCGGGAGCAGCTGGAGACGCGCAGGGACGGCCTGCTTGTGATGGACTGCCGGGCCCAGGAGCTCTACGAGTCTTCGCACGTCGACACGGCCATCAACGTGGCCATACCGAGCCTCATGCTGCGCCGGCTCAAGAAGGGCAACCTGCCCGTGCGGTCTCTGCTCTCCAACGGAGAGGACCGGGAGAAGTTTGCGCGCCGATGCAAGACCGACACCATCGTGCTGTACGACGAGTACAGCCGGGAGTGGAACGAGAATGTGGACGGTGGTTCCGTGTTGGGTTTACTGCTGagaaggatgaaggatgaaggCTACAAGGCCTATTATCTGGAGG GTGGCTTCAGTAAATTCCAGGCAGAGTATCCAGCTCTGTGCGAAACCAACCTGGACGGCTCTTCCAACAGCAGCTCCCCTACCGCCCAGGTGTTGGGCCTCGGCGGGCTGCGCATCAGCTCCGACTCCTCAGACATCGAGTCAGACATTGACCGAGACCCGAGCAGCGCCACAGACTCGGACGGCAGCCCCCTGTCCAACCCGCAGCCATCCTTCCCGGTGGAGATCCTGCCGCACCTCTACCTAGGCTGCGCCAAGGACTCCACCAACCTGGACGTGCTGGAGGAGTACGGCATCAAATACATCCTGAACGTGACTCCCAATCTCCCCAACCTCTTTGAGAACGCAGGGGAGTTTAAGTACAAGCAGATCCCCATCTCGGATCACTGGAGCCAGAATCTCTCTCAGTTCTTCCCCGAGGCCATCAGCTTTATTG ATGAAGCTCGAGGCCAGAAGTGCGGCGTCCTGGTCCACTGCTTGGCCGGCATCAGTCGCTCAGTGACAGTAACAGTGGCCTACCTGATGCAGAAACTGAACCTGTCCATGAATGACGCCTATGACATTGTCAAGATGAAAAAATCCAACATCTCACCCAATTTCAACTTCATGGGCCAGCTCCTGGACTTTGAGCGCACACTGGGCCTGAAGAGCCCATGCGATAATCGCATTGCACCGCCAAGCCAGCAGCTCTACTTCACCACCCCGACCAACCACAACGTCTTCCAGCTGGACCCTCTGGAGTCCACGTGA